In Candidatus Kapaibacterium thiocyanatum, the DNA window CATGGGAACGGGCTGGAGTGTGATGTCGCCGATGGTGAACGGGTCCGTATCGATGATATGGGTATCGACGGACGGGACAGCGGCACCACTCGGGGCGATCAGACCGAAGGCATAGGGGAACGTGTCGTGCAGGACATCGACGGTTTCCCGCATCGCATGGATGCGTATCGGACGGTTGTACCTGAAGTTGTACGGCCTGATGTCGTCGAACCCGCCGATATGGTCGAAGTGGTGATGCGTGAACACGATGCCGTCGATATCCATGATATCGTGCTGCAGCATCTGCTGGCGGAAGTCCAGGGAGGTGTCGATGACGACGGTCGTCGTTTCGCTCCGTATCAGCAACGAGGTACGCAGGCGTTTGTCACGCGGATCGGTGCTCCTGCATGTAGGGCACTCGCATGCGACGGACGGAACACCGGTGGACGTGCCGCTGCCGAGCACGGTCACGCGAATCATAGATGGCGTTCTGCGTGGTAGGAACTGCGTACGAGCGGTCCCGATTCGACATAGTCGAATCCCATCTCCAGGCCTATCTGCTTGTAGCGGGCGAATTCGTCGGGGTGGACGAAGCGGTCCACGGGAAGGTGGTTCTTCGTGGGTTGGAGGTATTGTCCGAGCGTCAGGATATCCGTTCCGACGGCGACGAGATCCTTCATCGTCTGTACCACTTCCTCGGGCGTTTCGCCCAGTCCGAGCATGATGCCCGTCTTGGTGCGCATGCCCTGGCGCTTCGCCTCTTCGAGGAGGGCGAGCGTCCAGTGATACTTCCCTTGCGGGCGTACGCGGCGATAGAGGCGGGGGACCGTTTCCGTGTTGTGGGCCAGGATGTCGGGATGGGCATCCACGACGCGCTGGAGGTTCTCCATGTTGCCCTTGAAGTCCGGAATCAGCACTTCCATCGTGGTATCGGGATTGAGTTTCCGCGATTCGCGGATCGTCGCGGCCCAGAGCTCGGAGCCTCCATCCTTGCGTTCGTCGCGGTTGACGGACGTGATGACGGCATGCTTGAGATTCATGGCCTGGATCGCCTCGGCCACACGCAGCGGTTCACCGTCGTCCATGGGCATCGGGCGGCCCGTCTTCACGGCACAGAAGCCGCAGGACCGGGTGCAGGTGTCGCCACCGATCATGAACGTGGCCGTACCCGCATTCCAGCATTCCGTGATGTTCGGACAACGTGCCTCCTCGCAGACCGTATGCAATGCCTTCGTGCGCATCATCGATTTCACACGGGCATAGTCCTCGCCGCCGGGTGCGCGCACCTTGAGCCATTCGGGGCGGCGGCCGTTCGGAAGTTGCTGTTCGTTCGGTTGGATGACAGGTAGGCTGAGCATTGACGTCGATTCCGGGATGTGCTTGTTGTTCCTTGTCCGTACGGGCTTACTGCATCAGGGCAGGATGGATCTTCTTCGCCATCGGGCGGATGGCCTCGAGATAGGTCGTCGGCGATTTGTAGATGTTCTTCGCCTGGTTGACGGGGTCGGCCATCTTCGTCGCGATGTCGTAGACGTAGACGTTGAGCAGGACGCGGTCTCCCTGCAGGAAGAAGTTGCCCTGGACGACCTTTGCGGCTCCGAGAGTGGAGACGGCCTTCCAGATATCGGATTCGTACTGGGGATTCGTCGGATCGAGATTCAGTTCCGAGATCGCCATCTCCACCGAGTCGGCCGGAATGACCATGAACTTCGTCTGGGCCGGCTCGATCGCGAGCACTGCCTTCGTGAGCGAGTCCGAGAGCTGGGTGGTCCAGGGGTTCCTGCTGATGTGTCCATCCATGTTGCGGAAGGGAAGGATGGCGACGCGTGTCTGGGCCAAGGCACCGACCGTGACGAAGGTCGTGAGCAGAAGGGGAAGAAGACGGCGAATCATAGGGGGAACCTCTTGTTGTCGAGCTCGTCCTTCAACGTTGCCATAACGACGCGGAGACCTTCGACGCATTGGCGTGCCGATGCCCAGTCTTCGCGCTCGGCGTCTGCCATGATGTCCTTTCCGACGGCGGAGAGGTCGCGCAGGCCGAATTGGAGGAACGAACCCTTGATAGTATGCCCGAATCTATAAAGTTCTTCCTTTTCATGGCGAACATCGATATCGGGCCATACGACCGTAAGATCATGAAGCCATTGTGTGACGAATTCGGGAAAGAATTCGCGCAGGACCGGGTCGGATGATATCGACGTCGGAACGCTGTATGGTAGTACAAGACGATCGGGCACGGGAAGACTCCTGTAAGCCGAATTTTGTCTTCCCGCCATAGGCGGGGAGGCAGCCATTTATCTGGGAGCGACGTTGCCGCCGCCCTCGGGCGATCTACCCGAAGCGGGTGGGCGGACCCTGAGAGACGAACAGCCTCTCACACCTGCGTGTCCCGCTTCTGCTTGATCTTGCTCCGCACGGGGTTTGCCAGCCGGCCGGTCACCCGGAACGCTGGTGGGCTCTTACCCCACCGTTTCACCCTTACCGCGGACGAGCCGCGGCGGTTTGTTTTCTGTTGCACTTTCCGTCGGCTCGGTGCGGATCGGGGACCGATCCGCCTCCTTGCCGCCTCGCCGTTAGCGAGCGTGCCGTTCTGTGGAGTTCGGACTTTCCTCCGCAGGACATGCCTGCGGCAGCTGCCCGTCGTCCCCCCGTGACCGATCTGTTCAGTACCGTAATCAGCCTTCGATGCGTTCTTCGACGTTCACGACCATGTTCTCCGGATAGAGAATGCGCCCGCAGTTCTCGCAGGTATAGATCTTGTCGTGATTGTACTTCATTTCCATGATGCGCTGGGAAGGGACGGCCGAGAAACAGCCGGAACAGCTGTTCTTGCGCAGGGGAACCACGGCTTCGCGGTGGAACGTGCGGATACGCTCGTATTCCATCTGCATCGTGCCGTCGACGTTCACCACGAGCTGCTTGCGCTGGTCGATGAGACGGCGGAGTTCGTCGTTGTGTTCGCCGGATACCGATTCGAGCTCACGCTCCTTGTCCGTCAGGAATTCCTTCGCCTCGTCGAGGTCCCGCTGCTGCTGCTCGAGGGTGGATTTCAGATTCTCTTCCTTCACGTTGGCCGTGCGGAGAGCGTCGTCGAGTTCCACGCGTTGCAGCTTGATGGATTCCAGTTCCTTCGTGATGGCATCGAACTCGCGGTTGTTCTTGACCTGGAACTGCTGCTCGGTGAGCCGCGTTTCCTTGTCGATGAGTTCCTGGCCGGTCACATGGGCCGTACCGCGGAGATGCTCGAGATCGCGAAGGGCCTGCATCGTCTGTTCGGCCACGAGCGTACGCTCGCGGACGATGCCTTCGTGTTTCTTGACTTCGAGCGGAAGGTCGCCGAGGTCATCGTGCAGCTCGTCGAGCTGTGCATCGATTTGCGCCAGGCGCGCCAACAGCGTAATCTGGTGTTCCATGAGAATCTACGATAGTGATGAATGGACGTAGGGAGGTGCTGCCGCCGGCGCAGCGTAACGAACGGGATTGGTGACGACGCGGCTCTCCACGAGCTCCGCCGCCATACCGTATTCGAGGCCGAGGGCCTGGATCATCCCGGCAGGAACGAACCGTTCCATTTCGAAGTGTCCAGGGTCGATCAATCCGATGACGCCGTCCGCGGCATGGAAGCCGTGATACTTGACGTCGGCCGTGATGAAGACGTCGGCACCCGACGCGATGGCGTCGTCCATGAAGGAAGCGCCGCTGCCTCCAACCAGGGCGACGGACGTCACGATGTCCGTCGTCGGCGGGATGTAGCGTACCGGCGAACCGCAGACGGCCGTCGTCCGTTCCATGAGCATATCAAAGGTCATGCCATCCGGCGCGGCGGCGAGCAGTCCCATGCCGAAGCCTTCGCCGACCGGCGATGGCTGCAGGGGGCGGAGCGGATGCAGGCCGAGGCGGTTGGCCAGGACGTGATTCGTGCCCCTCGGGAATGCGTCGAACGCCGTATGCACGCACAAAAGTGCGATGTCGTTCTCAATGAGAGAGCATGCCAACCGTCCTACCCTGTCGTTACGATCCAGTCGCAGAAGCGGAGTGTAGATGAGAGGGTGGAAGGCGAGGATGGCGTCGCAGTCGAGAGTGATGGCTTCGGCGAGAACGGCATCGGTCACTTCGAGGCATACCAGCACCTTACGGGCGGTATCGCGACGCGATGAAACGTGCAGACCGATATTGTCGCCGCGCATTGCCGCGTTGGGCTTGAAGAGAGTGTCGACGATGCGTTGGAACTCGCGCAGCTGCATAGGAACTGTAAACTACGGAATCGTCAGCGACTAACAATGTTATCCACAGGTGGATGGGCGGTAGGCCGACCCTGTAACTTTCTTCGGTTCGGACTATTTTACACCCAAGACATGAGACCACAATCCGTCATGACACGACGCCTCCCGATAGTAACGTTCGTCCTGTGCTGTGTGATCGGTTCCTTCACGAGACTGTCCGCACAGATTACCGGTGAGCTTCCCCCTCCACCCGACACGCTGATCGTCTTCACGTCGCCTCGCCCATTGCTCGAGAACGACGGCGAGACGAAGGCCGCCACGACGGCGATGGGACTCGATCTGCTGTTCTCCGGAAGCGGTTGGGGAGTGGGCGGATTCTATCAGCACATCCTGTCGCGCGACCTCACGGCATTCTTCCATCTGGCCATTTCCGGACGCCGCAATACCGACGAATTCGAGAATGCCTGGTTCGGACCGGTCCCCGTCGTTTCCAACAAGGTGAATCGCCTCTTCATGGTG includes these proteins:
- a CDS encoding lipoyl synthase, yielding MLSLPVIQPNEQQLPNGRRPEWLKVRAPGGEDYARVKSMMRTKALHTVCEEARCPNITECWNAGTATFMIGGDTCTRSCGFCAVKTGRPMPMDDGEPLRVAEAIQAMNLKHAVITSVNRDERKDGGSELWAATIRESRKLNPDTTMEVLIPDFKGNMENLQRVVDAHPDILAHNTETVPRLYRRVRPQGKYHWTLALLEEAKRQGMRTKTGIMLGLGETPEEVVQTMKDLVAVGTDILTLGQYLQPTKNHLPVDRFVHPDEFARYKQIGLEMGFDYVESGPLVRSSYHAERHL
- a CDS encoding Nif3-like dinuclear metal center hexameric protein, translated to MQLREFQRIVDTLFKPNAAMRGDNIGLHVSSRRDTARKVLVCLEVTDAVLAEAITLDCDAILAFHPLIYTPLLRLDRNDRVGRLACSLIENDIALLCVHTAFDAFPRGTNHVLANRLGLHPLRPLQPSPVGEGFGMGLLAAAPDGMTFDMLMERTTAVCGSPVRYIPPTTDIVTSVALVGGSGASFMDDAIASGADVFITADVKYHGFHAADGVIGLIDPGHFEMERFVPAGMIQALGLEYGMAAELVESRVVTNPVRYAAPAAAPPYVHSSLS